The following nucleotide sequence is from Siniperca chuatsi isolate FFG_IHB_CAS linkage group LG2, ASM2008510v1, whole genome shotgun sequence.
ATGAACAGTGTCTACCAGAACAGTAAAGCCAATGTCGTCTTCACCATAGTGACCATGAATGACACGGTGGATCACCTAAAGTAAGACAATGAAACAAGTCTCACTTGCTACATCATGCATACCATTATATTGCCTTGGGCATATTGATGCAGGTCTCTATGTCTGTACCAAAGCTAAgaggattttttgttttttttttaccaacagaGTGTGGCTTAGTAAGACAAAcctaaaaaatgtcaaatataaaatagttattttCAAACCTGACCTCCTCAATGGGAAGATATCTAAAGATCCTCAGATGCTGGAGGCTGCAAAACCGGTGAGGCAACTGAATGTTTTCTAACTGTATTAGCATAAGTATTCATGCTAAGTATTCATGTTTGTCTCTTGCAAACTTTGTTTTAATGGCCTGTTTTTCAGTTGACTTTTGCCAGGTTTTATCTACCTGTATACATACCAGAGGCAGAGAAAGCTATCTATTTGGATGATGATATCATTGTACAAGGTAAGACACCACCATAAAGGAAGATAATTAACTTGGCTATAAACTTAATGAAGACCATTTTACAGCTACTTGTCATCCAGAAAATTTGTTTTCCATGCACCATTTCACTCTAAGAGAAAAGGTTCTCTGGAGGGGAATTAATGAGTGGATTTTGCCTGTTCTGTTGGATCTCAGGGGACATTCAGGAGCTTTATGAAACCAACCTCAAACCAGGGCACGCGGCAGCCTTTTCAGATGACTGTGATTCAGCGTCTGCTAAGGGCATTGTTCGAGGGGCTGGAAATCAGGTGGGCATCTCTGGCATGAGCTGACTATTTTcagttaatgtaaaaaaaaaacaaaaattgtaaGAGCATCATAATGTGGAATGTTTCTTCAGGAATATAGTGACATTTGATTACATCATGGATCTTTTTCAATAGAGGAACTATATAGGTTTCCTGGACTTCAAGAAACAGGCTATAAAGAAGCTGGGGATGAGGGCCAACACATGCTCTTTCAACCCCGGGGTCATCATCGCAAACCTGACTGAGTGGAGGAACCAGAACATCACCCGGCAGCTCGAGCACTGGATGGAACTTAACACGCAGTACGTTACTCACACTGGTGAAAAGATGGGTGAATATGAGGCAGTCTTTCCTGCTAATTACACACAAACTGAAGgcaaaaatctgtatttttacattaattgaACAAAATTGTAATCTAATGGACTCTTTCTGTTCGTATTAAGCTGAATTTGTTGGTTTCCCCAGGGAGgatctgtacagtaaaacactgGCAGAGAGTATCACCACCCCCCCACTCCTCATTGTTTTCTACAAACGTCACTCCACCCTCGACCCCATGTGGCACGTCAGGCACCTT
It contains:
- the glt8d1 gene encoding glycosyltransferase 8 domain-containing protein 1 — protein: MTLRRVNVVILVLLVVAFLIIVQRNLLNLSDFLHKENPDAGMILPFESELSPDLRLEAVRKGEEIPVLITAAEERLGAVVAAMNSVYQNSKANVVFTIVTMNDTVDHLKVWLSKTNLKNVKYKIVIFKPDLLNGKISKDPQMLEAAKPLTFARFYLPVYIPEAEKAIYLDDDIIVQGDIQELYETNLKPGHAAAFSDDCDSASAKGIVRGAGNQRNYIGFLDFKKQAIKKLGMRANTCSFNPGVIIANLTEWRNQNITRQLEHWMELNTQEDLYSKTLAESITTPPLLIVFYKRHSTLDPMWHVRHLGTTGAGNRYSPQFVKAAKLLHWNGHYKPWGRTSSFSGVWDKWFIPDPTGKFHPVRRHTGDN